The DNA region TAAACTAAAtgaatattataaatatgatataaacgtgatagtggtagagcattgcgttagcagcacaaggttgtgggttcgattccccgggaacacatgttaggtaaaaactgttaacctgaatgcactgttaagtcgctttggataaaagcgtctgctaaatgtatacatttaatttacatttttatattaaatatgttaGTTTTATATTCAGTTTATTTGACTACTTTAAGTAGTTACttttataatatatcataatagttattttatttccattaatGTCTCTCCCGCTGTGTATTGAGTGTAAATCTGTTTCTTCATGCAGTTGCTTGTTGATCGCTGTGGTGCTGAGTCTGATCTTCATCGTTCTTCTGCGTTATCTGGCTGGGCTCATGGTCTGGGTCATGATCTTGATGGTTGTTGCTGTCGTTGCCTGTGGTATGGCTCAGTTCATACGCTTCAGTACATTCATCATGTCTTGTATACTGTTAAACTGTCAATCATTAGTCTGGTTCTTACACAGGTATTGCTTACAGCAGCATAAAGTATGTCAATCTGAAGGACACGGCTGGATCTAATATCACCCTGAAGGAGCTGGGCTTCCAGCCTGATTTCTCTGTGTACCTGCACATCAGACAGACCTGGCTGGCCTTCAGTGAGTAGCCACACTCTTACTGTTGCTCATATTTgggaatttgaaataaaatgcacaGAAACTCACGGAAAACCACCTACAAAACCCTCGGCATCATAGCAGAAGGTTGCATGGATAATTTAGTTGTCAGTTTCTTACTGTTTAGCTGTGGCTAGTCAATCTTTCTCTATTTTTCTCTGTGGTCCTCTAGATTCATCAGTTTGTAACCGTTTTAAATGTGAAAGTAACTCCTGTTCCTCTCTGCAGTCATCATCTTGGTTATTTTGGAGGTCATCATCCTCGTTCTCCTCATCTTCCTCAGGAACCGAATCCGAATCGCTGTTGAGCTCATGAAGGAGGCCAGCAGGTTTGTGTTTTTGGGAATCAGTAGTAAAGACATGACGTTTCCACATCAACATGTTCTCGTTGTGGGGATTCTGCCTGTTAAGTTTAAAGACATGGTACTTGTTTTTTTGTTCCTCTTTCAGGGCTGTCGGTTGTGTGATGTCTTCGCTGTTCTACCCTATTTTTACCTTCTTCCTCCTGACCATAGTCATTGCGTACTGGGGCATCACTGCAGTGTATCCTTGACTCGAGAGTGGAACAGAAACATTAATCAGCGTTGACACCATTAGACAGGAACTTGCTTCTTACAGGCACTCACTTAATCTTAATTAAAATCACTCTAATGGAAGGTCAATGGGCAAAAGGTCACCTCCTGAGTCCATTACATGATTTAAGAAACCTCCAGAAAAAGAACAGGGCACTGTCAAACATCgaccaaaaataaattacattaaaaaataataataataaagatttatgCATATTAAAAAAGAATGCACAAATACTTTTGAATGACCATCAGTCAAAATATctaataaaactgaattaaattaaatttataattttaagtttcataattaaaaatattaaatctgAATACACAGACACTTTTTTTAGGACTGTCAGTGGAGTggagatatatatttatatatttaagaagaTAAGGTTAGGGATATTTTATAGCAATAAAGTTCCCTCCAACTCAGCCCTAATAGATGTATATGGTAATCTTATTTCCAAAACACTTCTTTGAACCCAGTATTGTCTATAAAACGTCACGTGTTTAACATCACACCAGGACTAGTCCTTAATGGCTCTGATCAGGTTCCTCTCTACATCCAGTGAACCTGTTTATAAGGTTTTCAACGAAACCGATTGTCTACATGCAAGAAAAACCTGTGAACCTGAGGTACCTAAATACATATTCATGCATAATCATAGTTAAAATATTACACACATTATACTGTATTACACACTTTTTTTAACTGTCCTAACGTGAATGAtccctgtttctcatttctctgcCTCTTCTAGAACTTCACTCTTTCTGAGATGAAGAGAGTCTGTCCACGTTCTGAGTGCCTGTTTGCTTTCTATGGTGGGGAAACACCATATCACAAATACCTGATCTTGTTTCAATTCTACAACGTCTTCCTGTTCTTCTGGTGTGCAAACTTTGTCACTGCCCTGGGTCAGATGACTCTGGCAGGGGCATTTGCATCCTACTACTGGGCTCCTAATAAACCCAATGACATGCCTGCATACCCACTGTGTGCCTCTCTGGGCAGATCCCTCAGGTATGGCCTTGGAAAAAGATGTATGCATTATGCATGATAGCAAAGTGTGTCATTTGGGCCCTAAGCATTATATCCACACACAGATATCACACAGGCTCTCTGGCGTTTGGTTCTCTCATCCTCGCAATCGTCCAGATTATCAGGGTTCTGCTGGAGTATATTGACCACAAACTCAAGGGTAAGAGAAAAACATCAACGGATCAAAAATGTATCTGATTGCTTAATCACTGCACGATGTTCTGGAATCTGTGCATATAATGACTGGTAACGACTGCACAGCTATGATAGTTTCATGTCTATGTCAGCCTCTTTCTtttcacataataaaacaacatcaACTCAGATCAATAATTCATgtccttttatatatttatgagtATATAATGAGCTAGTTAATGTACATCCATCTGGTCATTGTTGCAAATAAACCCTTTTAGGGTGATTGGAGACCCTGCAGCTTCCCGTTTTGAGGTGATCCTCTTTTGCTTTCTTTTGGTCCCACAGGAGCAGAGAATAAATTTGCCAAGTTCTTGTTGTGCTGTTTGAAATGCTGCTTCTGGTGCCTGGAGAAGTTCATCAAGTTTATGAACAGGAACGCTTACATTATGGTGTGTGTTCTTTCACTgcaacttaaaggaatagttaaccaaaaaatgacattttgctAAAAGTTTACTTACCCTCAGGCAATCCttcatgtagatgagtttgtttcttcatcataacagatttagataaatgtaacattacatcacttgctcaccaaaggatcctctgcagtgaatgggtgccgtcagaatgagagtccaaacagtagataaaaacatcacagtaatccacaccactccagtccatccgttaacatcttgtgaagagaaaagtaGCGTTTTTATAAGAATTAAACCAtcattaaagctttttttttttaaattccagcTTCTAGGCCATAATACCTGATAAAGTTTCCTCCAGAAAAAAGTCCATCACCTGTTGTTTTCTCAcctcaaaatccagccacatatttgtttagaattgttTACACTTGTAAATAGTGTTTGTTCCATgaacatttctctcctgattctaTGACGTTTTCAACTGAAGTAAAgcattatttgaaaataaagtattattttagccataagcaacagtttgaagtaaaaaaaaaaaaaaaagatttgaatgatgaatttgtttcttattaacacagcttttcacttcacaagatatttATTGATGGACCGGAGGTTTTTTGGATAACCtgttgattattgtgatattttcatcagctgtttggacactcattctgacggcacccattcactgaaatGTCAAAGAGGAGGCAGTCTTCATTTTTTCCCCCCTGATGCCTACACACATGACCTTTGATTGATCTCTATATGCAATCTTTGCTGAATAAGTGCTTTTTTTCCTGCCACAGGTGGCCATATACGGTAAAAACTTCTGCCGATCAGCACGTGATGCCTTCTTCCTCCTCATGAGAAACGTCATCAGGTGGGAGCCATCTTCAAACTGTAGGGTTGAAGAAATTAAAACTGAGTGCAggattttaacatatttaaactgACAGTGCAAAGCTCATGTTGTGAAACACTAACAAACAATGAAACATGATTCTGGGAACAGCAAAGAAGTGCGTGCATTTGAACATAgaccaataattaaaaaaatatttcaaaaggcAAGGTGCAGGAAGTTAGCCACACACTAGGTTTTGTGAACTGGTGTTGGCTGGCTGAATTTGATGAATGTTTCACAGATGTTTTCTCTCATCACAGGGTGGTAGTCCTGGATAAGGTCACTGATTTCATCTTATTCCTTGGGAAACTCCTGATTGTGGGGCTTGTGGGTAAGTTTCCTAGTTTAAACCGGTTATATAACACTGAACTCAACATTAGATTTATATACTACTGACAAAGTTGCACTTCATTTTGATGGAATACATCAAGAAGCTTTCTCGCTCCCACTTTTTCCCCCCAGGGATCTtcgctttcttcttcttctcaggACATACGGATGCGTTTAAGGGCGCTGCTCCCAGTCTCCATTACTACTGGGTTCCTATTTTGGTAAGAGATCGAGTGTGACTATAAATGATTAAAGATGTCTCTTTTGTTCAACAAAACGGAATAAAATCttgtgaaaacagtaatattgtgaaatatttttactttttaaaataaccgttttctatttgaatatattctatcatgtaaattattcctgatgtaaagctgagttttcagcagcattacttcagtcttcagtgtcacatgatccctcagaaatcatctGCTCAGAAGTCTTTACTGAACAAAGTTTGAAAAACATATATTTGGAATAGAATATATCTGATATTATTTGTTGAAtaaaactatcactttaaaataaaaaccaaccTTTTGAACAGTACTCTATGCATGTGTGCAACTTATATTCATAGACAAATTAAATGAAAGCTGCAGCTGTCTGAATAtgtatgtctgtgtttttttctcCAGACTGTGTTGGTGGGCACCTACTTTATTGCACATGGGTTTTTCAGCGTTTATGCCATGTGTGTGGACACACTCTTCCTCTGCTTCTGTAAGTACTTGCCATTAATAAATGTCATTGATAAATCCAGTAACCACTGAGTATAAATACCAAGCCGACAAGGTCCTCTCTGGAAGGTAGAAAATCAATTCAAAGAAATGTTCACCCCCTACTTTAAAACTGTAATTtgtgttcctttaaaaaaaatggtttagtaCTGCATTTCGGGAAATATTGAGGCTGTTTTGGATGAAGCCTCATGTCACTAATGATCCGACTGACTCTTCATTGCGCATGGCAGTGCATGTAGCTCGTTTTAAACCTCTCAAGTCATCTTAAACTGAGGATTTAATCTGCGTTCCCGTTATGTATTCTGGTATGAGGTGTTTCTAATCTGTGTTTGGTACCTGCTTAACCAAGGTGTGGCATTTGCTTTTCTGTCTTTCATCTCATAATAActgctttctttttctctctctcctcttttttGCTGTTCCCTCTGTTTCCCCCCATTATTTCTCTTTGGGTTTTCTATTCAACACCTTCATATTTTAACATCTGTTCCTCACAAACCCAATTCCACATTTATCATACCTACACATTCTTTGCTTATTCCCTCTGATGTCTTTACGTTAATAAACATCACTAACACCACACAAAGGTGAAGACCTTGAGCGCAATGACGGCTCTGCAGCACGGCCGTATCACATGACCACAGAGCTGCGTGACATCCTGATGAAGGACACGGATGCGGCTCGGACCCCTACTTCACGTGACGAGACGATGCAGCTGACGGCTCATGAGAAAACAATGGAAAACTGATGgaaatttttaattatatgtgGAAATATAATCTTATTTACTGAGTGAACCACAGGTGTTATTGAACCTTGTGACCATTGAGTTGTCAATCAGGCAATAATTGTGTGTTAAGGGAATAAATAGAAAGTCAGGGAAAATTAGCTTCAGAATAACATGAAAATTGTGAAACAGggtaataaatcataaaaaggtTACACTTTACGATGAGGGTCCTATTGCTAACTTAACTACTTTGATCACATTAACCAACAATGAAAAATGCTTCTAAAGCATTTCTTAATCTTAATAATCTTAAATTAAACAGTAACTAATACTGATTATTCAAACCAAGTTTAATATGTGAATATTAAttgaacatgaactaacaatgaacagttgcaTTTTTGTTTACTAATGTTAGCAAAGATTAAGAAATTCTAATGTAACTCATTGTTAGTTTACGTTAGTTAACTTATGGGACCTTATTTTAaagtatggaagcctgtttccggcaacaaaaaataaaacaaggtaattgtgaCGTTTTATaccacagttctgacttttttttctcgatATTGCAAGagttagaattgcaagatataaacgaGCAATCGTGAGAAAgatagaaaagtctgaattgtgagataatctcgcaattgtgagagaagaactcagaattgtgactttatattttgcaattttgactttataactcgcaaatGTGAGTATATCTCGCAattgactttataacttgcaattttgactttatgaCTTTATAATGCAATTGCTTTAAAGTCAGAATCGCCAGATATGAACTCGCAGTTCTGAGAAaaatagtcagaattgtgagataaaaagtcgcaattatctttgttattacctttaaataaagtgttactattaAAACAACAAATGAACTTGATGAAAATTCTTTATGAAAGTTGCAATTATACACCGTATGAATGTGTATTAAGAAAgctaacaaaacattttttgattCAGTGTTTTAGTTGTCTTTGCTGTcagaagaacaatgcatttttcaCTTTTGGAGTGTATGTGTTTTGCTGCTGTTTCAGTCTATGAAGGACAAATATCTAATGTTGCTCTTTATTTAAGTGTCATGCAGCTGATGTTATTGCTGTATCTCCTCCAGATTGCAATCCATAACTTTTAAATGCACTTTAAGGTTGTCTTTTGTTTTTGGTAACAGTTTGCAACCTACTGTACTTCGTGAAAAGCAACTTGTTGCCTTCTTGGAAAGCCTTTATCTTTGTCTGTTGTCTTTTCCAATGTCTTTCAGGTGCCTCTTTCTTTtagtctttaataaataataagaaagtGCATTTGTTATTTAGGTCTGACTATTGTGTATGAGGTGTTTGTTGAACACAGGCATGTCACTTTCCTTTCTTCTAGTGTGCTAGCTAATGGTAAACCATGGGTTGTTTGTTCCTCAACATCTCTTCTCACATTCATTTATCACAGTGGAGGACCTGGAGAGGAACGACGGCAGCCCAGAACGACCCTTTCTGATGTCTGACAACCTTCGCAATGTTTTGAAGAAGAAGAACCAGGCCAACTAGTCCTCACTGATGGTCGGTCAGGGTTATATATGTGCCTCAGGTGCCTGAAGTCATTTTCATTATCATGCCTTAGAGAACCAGACAATCATGTTAATCATGAAGTGCATCAAAGTGATAGATCTCAGTATCTCAGCCATATGTTACGATTTAAAATCTGGAAACTTTTCTTTAGAATGAGGTCAAATTACACTTCTGCCTTTTCCCCCCAAAGGTTTTAggtttattatttatatgtacaaaaatcTTTTGCAATAACTGccaaatgttttaattaacattttaaagaatAACTGGGAGTGTCTTTGCCTAGATATTTTATTTGGATGTTTTGCTCGTCTTTATATTTAtggtttttatataaaaacacagTGTAGTGTAGTCCATTGTGTTTTCTTTGCCTATATGTGTGCAGAATCGATCGTAGAAACAATGTTTAGATGTTGTACTTTGATTGTCAACTCATTTCCAGTCCATAGCCCTGTGAACACTATAATAAGAAGTGCCTGCGTGAGGTAAAACGGTTTAAGACTTCTTGACTTTAACCGTGTTCTTGACTATTCAGTGTTTTAAGTGTTTTGTTACACCTTGGTACACCTCAATAAAGGATTTTCTACTAtacttgtgtaaaaaaaattttatactTTAAATCAGTGTAACTTGTTTTTCGTTAGACACTCTGAGGACTGAGGAGATCATTGGTGTCCACcaaatagctatatatatatagccaactACAGACTGGTATTTCgaaacatattatttaaaaaattaattattgttttccTAAACGCACTGGTTTTCAGTATTTAGTATCATGTTATTTCtatttattgtatttctaatCGCGTTTTTTTATATCTAAAACTTTCACATTCTCAGTCCCCCACAAGGTGGCACTGTTGACCAaatatacagaattttttttttttttggaaggagCTCCACACTAGAGCAGACTTTTAACTCACTTGAAAGAAATTGTTACAGATGAGTGTTCACGTGATATGAGTGTTTCTCTTGGATAAATATTTAACTTTAGCCCTTATCATAGggctaaataatgtaaaataatttcatGATTACTTCATAGTATACCACAGTTTCTCTGTGTCTGGTTTTCCAATTTCAAGACATTTTGCCAAATTTGTCTTCTATACATTGTCTAAAAATGCTACAGATATACAGTAGTTTACATGTACGATGACCTAGCatatctttaaaggaatagttcacctagtgttttttatcagcttttttgaCCCTCATTctgacccattcactgcagaggatccattgctgagcaagtgatttaaagcaaaatttctccaaatctgaagaaacaaactcatctacatcttggccggtctgagggtgagtacattttcagcaattttttcatgtttgggtgaactaatcctatAAGTTTAACACACAAGTTAAACTTTTAAACTCTGGCGGTATTGTTTAAACTTTTCACTTTTTCTCAGTGTTTAGTGTTTAAACTTTCTTCATATGCTGATTCTAACTGCATCTTTGTTTACTTTGTCAGTTATAATTCatgtcaacaaaaatattaactttatttagaAATTTCAATATAGGATGAGCTGAGCTAAATTAACTCAAATTCACAATATTTTATAATCTGTAAGAGCTCTTGAACTCTTATGAAATTGTTATCGTCATAGCTTGTCTAACCAGAAAAAGTAAATATTCAACAAAATTCTACCATTCTCAAAACAGTAGAATATTAGAAAATTACTAAAGTACAAAATCACAATCCAAGAGGGAAGTTTTGTTTCCCATATTTTAAATGTTGAGGGATGTCTTGAACTCTTATGGGGGTGTAATGATTACGTCTATCTAACCAGGAAATAAACAGTGTTTTCTGGTATTTTGGAATATTAGGAAAGCGCTAAAATATAAAATCTCATTCCCATGGGAAGTTCTGTTCTCTGTTGTGCCCCACATAAGCATGGTGTTAAAACAAACTGTCTTGGGTGACACTGTTTTCAAAGTGCCTGAACTCCCTTAACAATACAGAAGCACAGCTCCCATAGTGACGTGTGCATGCTTCTCCATGAGACCCACATCTCCAGGGCCTGATGTCTTCCTGTTACAGCCAAACCCTGCTTTATAGAGCTCCTACACTTTCAGAGTTCAACACAGCTCAGATTTCAAGTTATTGTTTGACAACACTGAATACAGGTGTTATGTGTGCCTGGCAAAAATGACATCATATTAGTATAGGTTTTGCTTGTCCTATTTTTTTCACAGTGTCCTAATTACTGTTTGTTTCATCTCTCTTCATTTTGCTACtgagataaaatataatttgagatTGGAAAACTCCACCTGCCTTCATGAAGCAAACACGTCTCTACCagtgtgtaaaatattatttggcaATAGCGGCTAGATCAGATGATTGGCAGGGACGACAGTAACCACGTCACAAAAGTCCCACGGGACACACGCTGAGCTCTTGGCCTCCGTTGTGCACCAACCAGAAAAGGCCTTCTCTCAGGCGCTTCATCTCCAACCCTGAACTTTATGAGGATATGGGAGGTagaattaaaatataagtttGGCTGTCAGAGCCTTCATAATTTGATTGGTACACAGAGTACAAATCAAAGTGtattttgaaatatacattttatctcaattttatggatggatggatagatagatagattacatatatacagtatgggctatttatatatctaatatatattaattaattatgcaGTTTCAGTCAATGCCATAATGTTCGAGAATTATGGCATTGACAGCAACtgcattattaattaatatatactgtatatatgtaatgTTAATATTAGGGGGGAAAATGGCACAAGAAGTggtataatatttacttatttatttataagtaacTTTTTCATGAATGCACGTTTCGTTCAGATCAAAAATAGTTAGTCTAGAAGAACCTCACATATGATAATAGCCCCTAATAGGCTATTATTAACATTAGAGGTACATCAATAGAACACCTACAAAATCTATGAAAGTAAGGTTATGTATAACTTCATTTTacgtttgtaaatgtaaaaaaaaaacctgaggaGCATATCAAAGcctcttgttttttattttattttttatttttatttcagattaaagTTCAGTTTGACAGAGCCATGGCTTGCGCTAAAAATGAAGCTCAACAGTCAAAAACTCTATAtaaagttattaaattattcGCATATTGCTTATTGAATATAATATCAACGTCGTAGCTTCGTGTCTTCGCTTACAGTGTAAATGGTGAGATGTTTCCTTCTTTAACCCCTCCCACTTTATGATGCCCTTATGAGCGCAGGTGAAACGACACATTAGTGCGATCCGTCTGCCTCAAAGCAAAGGTTTTCTACCATGATGCGTGTTTTACAGGCGAGCTGATAGTTACACAGAATTTATACTGTAAAATAGTTTCATTTTATATCCATGATAATTGCTTATTATTCAAAAAGGTTGTTTTATATGCAGCTGTAAGATGTTCTAAACAGCGTAATGACTTTAATGTTATATGCAAAcctcaaaatgtttattttctagCGAAATGGTTTAATTCTCTACAAGGCAACTGAGTTTTTCCCGGCTTTTATGGTTATTTATGAGGATGGGAAGGATTATATGATAAAAGCATCCTCGCAGAAATGGGAAAATGGGAGTTGACAATGGTAAgacaatgcattatttatttctgATGTCTGTTTTTTAATAACACGTATAGGCTAATTTATAGTTGCGCGTAATGGAAGTGTGTTATGTATTGAGTTGTGTCGAATGCAGTGTGTTGCTGTTGCCTGAATGCTCTTTAAATAGAGTAAGAGATCGTGTTCAGAAAATGTGCTGTCCCAGCATCTGACAGATATACATCAGTGCTGACAGACGAGGCCGTTCAATGTGGGTCAGAGAGAGGGGCTTGACGTTACTGTGCTCAAATATATTGTCATAAATCAGATCTcgttggggcaagttgtcacaaaaGCTATAAAttccacaaatgtttttttttttcttcttctttagaaGTGGGTTGGTCAAATTATATTGTATAAAGTGAATATGTTTTGCAAAAGTGAATAATTTTTGTCAGTATATTTTTGTATAGGCTATGTGAGTGCTTATGTAGTTTTACATAAACatagaaaaatatattatacatattgcAACATAAAACTGCATTAATATTcttatattatattgcataaaaCCACAttaaatgtattagattataagtttaataataataattataattataataataagtttaatttGTGTAGCGCCTTTCCAAAGCTCAAGATCACTTTACAatgacaaaagcaaaacaaactaTTTCATACATAGATGAACAATAGACATTTGCCAAGTTCAGAACGTGCGTTTTGCCATTGCATATACCAGTAATAATGCAGAATCATTATCAcaatcacaaaaaagaaaaaaaaagttacattaaaaaaaatatatgttgtaattttatgcaattaatttattgaaatttTTTCCCTATTGTCTCTGGCTTGCACTTTACatagttaaatttaattaattaattcatttgtttgtttgtttcaataGACCATagtgcatttaaattattttaaatatatatatatatatatatatatatatagagagagagagagagagagagagagagagagagagtataataCTGGGTGTATCGTatagacagtgttgggaaggttactttggaaatgtaataggttacagattacaagttaccctgtttaaaatgtaatagtagtgtaactttttcaattactttattaaagtaatgtaactaattacttttgagtactttttgattacttttctaaatttgtgaaaattaaagaataataaataaaagcatatacatcaacttaaatacagttatctaataagcatgtgacgtattctgtgtaataaactcctaaacattggtgtttttgctgtctctttgtatatgatgatagttttctcaaaataagtaaaatgcacatgaagtgacacagagcagttctagaaattgtgtttatgtgctcgtttactcctatattgaggcggcaggggttgaaaacactgcgagcttcagtaggcctatgtgtagtaaatgaaaccatgtctttggaaataaaaaccatggaaaaaaaccatggaaaaaaattcagactggaaaattcaaactcatacaaacaaattcatggaccaaactattttttattttatctatttctaTAATCGTTTATCTAacgatttttatctattttaaatctttaatttggggacatgcaaaataattaaaagttctctcctgaactgcaccttaacttccatttttctcttcagtctctttattttgccctgttatccatctctctcatgactttaatactcaagattgaacaaaactatactttacaatacaatactctacaatactacaatatctttatagaaaaatcctaatactgtacacgagtcatatttttcccttacaaaaattaaccatgattttattagcctatataaaagtaaaataaccttgtttaatttttttttttttttttttttgcaaattgatttgtatttatttttaaataaatgcatttgtaaaataattttaaatttttggttatcacagttaaacaatagtaaccattttctcttgATTTATagataaacattaaaatgttaattttcgtaagggttgttttgttgtctgtcgtagctccccctaaacctataaaaaaatctgattttttttcccgctaaattactactgtaacattacaacagataataatgatgtcctttatatagtattttgagtgatgactgatgagcaacgtgctgctgcttgattaaataaataaaaaaaacaaagacgaaaaagcatctttacagatgaaactgacctgaaaccctgaacaggagttctgctcaggagagagagagagtcctctctctctctctcgctctctctctctcgcattgattactctgagtctgatccaaaccgtttggcggaggcgcggagagcgcgcgagtcatgactaacaattcatgacttattagagatttaattatcaaatggcggattcgcaaatgatcgctttagaacattcggcaggcaattatacaataatgatattaaatagtggggcaaaatcggctgccaggccaccgggaattgtcccggttctcccggtgtccagtccgcgcctgatttccacagacacgcagaatgtgcaagtcatatattgcatttttgtggcttaatattcacagacactagtccatgtcatgttttgattcaagtgtactgacctacttttgatttagtcatccaaaatgtggcatattccgtccgcgttaggcatttcatttttatgactggattctacgaaccagactgtatttccgcatcccggaaattattagggcggtatg from Carassius carassius chromosome 1, fCarCar2.1, whole genome shotgun sequence includes:
- the LOC132152164 gene encoding choline transporter-like protein 2 isoform X3, which encodes MPVEEGAYKKRGDPKKFDPDFKGPIQNRGCTDIICCILFIVAIVGYVAVGILAWTHGDPRKVIYPTDSLGQYCGQGKLEKKPLLFYFNMMKCASPMVLLEFQCPTPQVCVEKCPDRTSTLVTAINNPKDWEYYKSYCREDPGNKPVLEILQKKLCPAYLISSKPFLQRCFPSLGKKGEVITVGDKETFNDGDKIRDAKDLVAGMKNATVVMEGRQVAMKIFEDYTKSWYWILICLLIAVVLSLIFIVLLRYLAGLMVWVMILMVVAVVACGIAYSSIKYVNLKDTAGSNITLKELGFQPDFSVYLHIRQTWLAFIIILVILEVIILVLLIFLRNRIRIAVELMKEASRAVGCVMSSLFYPIFTFFLLTIVIAYWGITAVFLSTSSEPVYKVFNETDCLHARKTCEPENFTLSEMKRVCPRSECLFAFYGGETPYHKYLILFQFYNVFLFFWCANFVTALGQMTLAGAFASYYWAPNKPNDMPAYPLCASLGRSLRYHTGSLAFGSLILAIVQIIRVLLEYIDHKLKGAENKFAKFLLCCLKCCFWCLEKFIKFMNRNAYIMVAIYGKNFCRSARDAFFLLMRNVIRVVVLDKVTDFILFLGKLLIVGLVGIFAFFFFSGHTDAFKGAAPSLHYYWVPILTVLVGTYFIAHGFFSVYAMCVDTLFLCFLEDLERNDGSPERPFLMSDNLRNVLKKKNQAN